A genomic stretch from Blastocatellia bacterium includes:
- a CDS encoding DUF6624 domain-containing protein, with protein sequence MNEDLRMELMNMSSKDQHVREELAADGSLFEGYHPRMLEVHQRNGKRLAEVIDQYGWPRKSLVGEDGAEAAWLILQHDISNPTLQRRCLPLLEAAAKAGEVPLWQPAYLLDRIRCNEGKSQVYGTQFDWDRHGQMSPLPVEDIEHVDERRAAVGMGPLEEDIQKRRIAIAQTNEKPPADWHARQKAIEEWACSVGWRD encoded by the coding sequence ATGAACGAAGACCTTCGGATGGAACTAATGAATATGTCCTCTAAGGACCAGCACGTCCGTGAGGAGCTTGCAGCGGATGGCAGCCTCTTTGAGGGGTACCACCCTCGGATGCTCGAAGTCCATCAGCGCAACGGCAAACGGCTGGCAGAAGTCATTGATCAGTATGGCTGGCCGAGGAAAAGCTTGGTGGGCGAAGATGGTGCGGAAGCCGCCTGGCTCATCCTGCAACACGACATCAGTAACCCGACGTTACAGCGGCGATGTCTTCCGCTGCTTGAAGCCGCGGCCAAAGCTGGAGAGGTCCCCTTGTGGCAGCCGGCCTACTTGTTAGATCGCATCCGCTGCAACGAGGGTAAATCACAGGTCTACGGCACCCAATTTGACTGGGATAGGCACGGGCAAATGAGCCCCTTGCCGGTTGAAGATATTGAGCACGTGGATGAGCGGCGGGCCGCAGTCGGCATGGGCCCCCTTGAGGAAGATATACAAAAACGCAGGATTGCCATTGCCCAAACCAATGAAAAGCCGCCGGCAGACTGGCATGCCAGGCAGAAGGCTATTGAAGAGTGGGCATGTTCGGTGGGCTGGCGGGACTAA
- a CDS encoding nucleotidyltransferase family protein translates to MEEISEPIMAAPDVIELCSRLEKIGIIIWIDGGWAVDALLGEQTRPHKDLDIAIQWKDVPKLYELLAARGYRQIKEDSKWNFVLSDDQGHEIDVHAFVFGERGNVVEGIMYPPASLTGTGSIDGQTVRCISPEYMVRFLTPWIHKWPEKYVDAVSRLCKQFGIKLPQEYTDSLRSQA, encoded by the coding sequence ATGGAAGAAATATCAGAACCCATCATGGCTGCCCCTGATGTTATTGAGTTGTGCTCAAGGCTAGAGAAAATAGGCATCATAATTTGGATAGATGGCGGCTGGGCTGTCGATGCCTTACTTGGCGAACAGACCAGGCCGCATAAGGATCTCGATATTGCCATCCAATGGAAGGATGTGCCAAAGCTTTACGAGCTATTGGCAGCGCGAGGGTACAGGCAGATTAAGGAAGACAGTAAGTGGAATTTTGTGCTCAGTGACGATCAAGGCCATGAAATTGACGTTCACGCCTTCGTCTTTGGTGAACGGGGAAACGTGGTGGAGGGCATTATGTACCCTCCAGCCTCCCTCACTGGAACTGGCTCCATTGATGGTCAAACGGTGAGGTGTATTTCGCCAGAATATATGGTCAGATTTCTGACTCCCTGGATACACAAATGGCCGGAGAAATATGTAGACGCCGTATCGAGGCTGTGCAAACAATTTGGTATTAAGCTTCCGCAAGAATATACAGACTCCTTAAGGTCGCAAGCATGA